A single Phoenix dactylifera cultivar Barhee BC4 chromosome 1, palm_55x_up_171113_PBpolish2nd_filt_p, whole genome shotgun sequence DNA region contains:
- the LOC103722176 gene encoding magnesium transporter MRS2-1 isoform X1 — protein MAELKERLLPPRPSASSASTSALLSPASKHRDSSASAAGGGPGGAGRRPLFQGMDFLGLKKRGQGLRSWIRVDAATGNSQMIEVDKFTMMRRCDLPARDLRLLDPLFVYPSTILGREKAIVVNLEQIRCIITADEVLLLNSLDSYVLQYVVELQRRLAAHSGDVFAGGSTSPDYLPFEFRALEVALEAACTFLDAQAAELEMEAYPLLDELTSKISTLNLERVRRLKSRLVALTRRVQKVRDEIEQLMDDDGDMAEMYLTEKKKRMEASFYGDQSVLGYSSAGAGVSVSAPVSPVSSPPGSRKLEKTLSFSRSRHESMKSSDSMTEHIEELEMLLEAYFVVIDSTLNKLTSLKEYIDDTEDFINIQLDNVRNQLIQFELLLTTATFVVAIFGVVAGIFGMNFAIPLFDKPDAFQWVLIIAGVSGVIIFCSFLWFFRYRRLMPL, from the exons ATGGCGGAGCTCAAAGAGCGGCTCCTCCCGCCAAGGCCCTCCGCCTCGTCGGCGTCGACCTCCGCCCTCCTCTCCCCGGCCTCCAAACACCGCGACTCCTCGGCCTCCGCCGCAGGCGGCGGCCCCGGCGGCGccggccgccgccccctcttcCAGGGCATGGACTTCCTGGGGCTCAAGAAGCGCGGCCAGGGCCTCCGCTCCTGGATCCGCGTCGACGCTGCCACGGGCAACTCCCAGATGATCGAGGTGGACAAGTTCACCATGATGCGGCGCTGCGACCTCCCGGCCCGCGACCTCCGGCTCCTCGACCCGCTCTTCGTCTACCCCTCCACCATCCTCGGCCGCGAGAAGGCCATCGTCGTCAACCTCGAGCAGATCAGATGCATCATCACCGCCGACGAGGTCCTCCTCCTTAACTCGCTGGATAGCTACGTCCTCCAGTACGTCGTCGAGCTCCAGCGCCGCCTTGCCGCCCACTCCGGAGACGTCTTCGCCGGCGGGAGCACCTCTCCGGACTACCTGCCCTTCGAGTTCCGGGCGCTCGAGGTCGCCCTCGAGGCAGCTTGCACCTTCCTTGATGCCCAG GCAGCAGAACTAGAAATGGAGGCATACCCCTTGTTAGATGAACTAACATCAAAAATCAGTACTTTGAATTTGGAACGTGTCCGTCGCTTAAAAAGCAGACTTGTTGCATTGACTAGGAGAgttcagaag gTTAGGGATGAGATAGAGCAGTTAatggatgatgatggtgatatGGCTGAAATGTATCTCACCGAGAAGAAGAAGCGAATGGAAGCATCATTCTATGGAGATCAGTCTGTCCTTGGATACAGTTCTGCTGGGGCTGGAGTATCAGTTTCTGCTCCAGTTTCTCCTGTTTCTTCACCACCTGGATCCCGGAAGCTCGAGAAGACCTTGAGCTTTTCCAGGAGCAGGCATGAGAGTATGAAAAGTTCAGACAGCATGACTGAACATATTGAGGAATTGGAGATGTTATTGGAAGCTTATTTTGTGGTCATTGATAGTACACTCAACAAGCTGACTTCG tTGAAGGAGTACATTGATGACACAGAGGATTTCATCAACATCCAGCTG GACAACGTTCGGAATCAGCTAATCCAATTTGAGCTACTATTGACAACTGCAACGTTTGTGGTTGCAATTTTTGGCGTGGTTGCTGGAATTTTTGGGATGAATTTTGCTATACCATTATTCGACAAACCAGACGCATTCCAGTGGGTGCTCATAATCGCTGGAGTGAGTGGTGTAATTATTTTCTGCTCATTTCTGTGGTTTTTCAGGTATAGAAGACTAATGCCGCTGTAG
- the LOC103722176 gene encoding magnesium transporter MRS2-B isoform X2 — MKGGQIHSLSFIMVAHHHCANETRIIAENVTTLVRKCAYSSTVVDSNHISIHTGIHYIIYAGCVESQLSGLAFIMEFRVAEGSRLLFFAFSFLSFLVCMCVCVQACTCRQVSGWAGCILARTRSACGASKCCSAAAELEMEAYPLLDELTSKISTLNLERVRRLKSRLVALTRRVQKVRDEIEQLMDDDGDMAEMYLTEKKKRMEASFYGDQSVLGYSSAGAGVSVSAPVSPVSSPPGSRKLEKTLSFSRSRHESMKSSDSMTEHIEELEMLLEAYFVVIDSTLNKLTSLKEYIDDTEDFINIQLDNVRNQLIQFELLLTTATFVVAIFGVVAGIFGMNFAIPLFDKPDAFQWVLIIAGVSGVIIFCSFLWFFRYRRLMPL, encoded by the exons ATGAAAGGTGGCCAGATACATAGTCTGTCCTTCATAATGGTTGCCCATCATCATTGTGCCAATGAAACCAGAATTATTGCAGAAAACGTTACGACATTGGTAAGAAAGTGTGCTTATTCCAGTACAGTTGTTGACTCTAATCACATATCCATACATACTGGTATACATTATATAATTTATGCTGGCTGCGTGGAGTCACAGCTGTCAGGTTtggcatttattatggagtttCGTGTAGCAGAAGGGTCAAGGCTTTtgttttttgctttttcttttctgtcttttttggtctgtatgtgtgtatgtgtgcaAGCATGCACCTGCAGGCAGGTGAGCGGGTGGGCAGGCTGCATCTTGGCGAGAACTAGGTCAGCTTGTGGAGCTTCAAAATGTTGTTCAGCA GCAGCAGAACTAGAAATGGAGGCATACCCCTTGTTAGATGAACTAACATCAAAAATCAGTACTTTGAATTTGGAACGTGTCCGTCGCTTAAAAAGCAGACTTGTTGCATTGACTAGGAGAgttcagaag gTTAGGGATGAGATAGAGCAGTTAatggatgatgatggtgatatGGCTGAAATGTATCTCACCGAGAAGAAGAAGCGAATGGAAGCATCATTCTATGGAGATCAGTCTGTCCTTGGATACAGTTCTGCTGGGGCTGGAGTATCAGTTTCTGCTCCAGTTTCTCCTGTTTCTTCACCACCTGGATCCCGGAAGCTCGAGAAGACCTTGAGCTTTTCCAGGAGCAGGCATGAGAGTATGAAAAGTTCAGACAGCATGACTGAACATATTGAGGAATTGGAGATGTTATTGGAAGCTTATTTTGTGGTCATTGATAGTACACTCAACAAGCTGACTTCG tTGAAGGAGTACATTGATGACACAGAGGATTTCATCAACATCCAGCTG GACAACGTTCGGAATCAGCTAATCCAATTTGAGCTACTATTGACAACTGCAACGTTTGTGGTTGCAATTTTTGGCGTGGTTGCTGGAATTTTTGGGATGAATTTTGCTATACCATTATTCGACAAACCAGACGCATTCCAGTGGGTGCTCATAATCGCTGGAGTGAGTGGTGTAATTATTTTCTGCTCATTTCTGTGGTTTTTCAGGTATAGAAGACTAATGCCGCTGTAG